DNA sequence from the Nicotiana tomentosiformis chromosome 3, ASM39032v3, whole genome shotgun sequence genome:
TTCTCCCGTCTCAAGCCTTCTTCAATTTCGTTTTCAATTATTGTTTTCCTAAAATAAAATGCCCCCACAGACAAAAAAAGGAGAAACTAATATAGAAAAATAAGATCGTTGTAGCTTCATTCACCATGTACTCGTAAATAGTATATATGACCTTAATAAAAATATTCTCAAACGGAAACTGCAACTTTACATTATTTGGTATTAATAAAAACAAAAGCAATAGACTTAAAATTGAATGCCTTAGATCCTATACTCAAGTTTATCAGCTTTGCAAAGAGGATTTTTCTTAGCCAAAAGCGCACGTCCCATAGACTTGAAATTGAATGTGCATGCATGTTCCTCTGGGTACCTATGAATCCTGCAAAATATTCCACCACACTTATAACTAAACCCTACCAATCTACCTTCTTCTTACAATTCTTGCACCTTTCTGTCTTTGTCTTCATCGTCAAACCATCATCGTTTCCAGTTTTAACAGTATCATCAACAGTAAGAAAATATAACTTTTCAGATAAAGCTATTGCACTCTTGGCGGATTCTTCTTTCAAGAAAGCTTTATAGAATTGGGAACAAATGTTGTGATTGCTTGGGTTACCATAGAAGCCGCAACTCCTTGCGTATAAACTTGAGTTTTCTGCTTTGTCACAAGAAGTCATTCTTTTTCCTTTGAAAGAATTAATTTTCTTCTAGTAGATTGAAACAACTTATCACTTGTAGTAATAGTGTTTGTGTTTCCCTAATTTGAACACGGAAAATATTTTGTTTGAGGAAAGTCGTTCTCCCGTCTCAAGCCTTCTTCAATTTCGTTTTCAATTATTGTTTTCCTAAAATAAAATGCCCCCATAGACAAAAAAAGGAGAAACTAATATTGGAAAATGAGATCGTTGTAGCTTCATTCACCATGTACCCGTAAATAGTATATATGA
Encoded proteins:
- the LOC104121466 gene encoding putative zinc finger A20 and AN1 domain-containing stress-associated protein 8, giving the protein MTSCDKAENSSLYARSCGFYGNPSNHNICSQFYKAFLKEESAKSAIALSEKLYFLTVDDTVKTGNDDGLTMKTKTERIHRYPEEHACTFNFKSMGRALLAKKNPLCKADKLEYRI